The segment TCAATGAAGCGGACAACGTCGAGCTGCGCGAAGAACTCAACTGGGACCTGGCGATGCTCTCGAACAAAGTGCTGGTAGCGGACATCGTCGAGCTCGGCAGCACCGAGAACGTGCGCGATGTGCTCGAGCGCATCCAGCACACGCTGAACATCGGATTGGAATATCTCTCGGGCGGAGTGCTGCAGCGGGCTCGCGAGCTGCTGCGCGAGATCTATGCGGTCGACCTGTTCCGCCTGGGCCACAGCCTGCTGATTTCCTACGCCCGGCGTGCGCGCATCTCTCTACGCGCGATCAGGCTTAGCGAGCAGCATTCAACCCTCGCCCTGCTCGACTCGCCGCTGCGCGAGACCATGGAGGGAGTGCTCGCCGACCGGCCGCAATGGTACGAGGGCCAGGACGGGGGCGGCCGCCACCGCTACCGCGACTTCCACGACCTGCGCGACATCCAGCGCATGGAGCTGTTCATCGCCCGCATCGAGGGACTCTGGGCGCTGATGCGCTGCCTGCTGGGCGAGGACTTCACACCCCTTGACGAGCACGACCTGGCCGGCACCAACCACGCGGACTCCGGCGGCCTGACCATCGGCACCCTGTTGTGTACTGCACTGTCCAACCTGATGCTGCGCCAGAGCTTCGATTTCAGCGCCCTGTCGCGCTCCGACCTGACAGAGCTACGCGACAAGCTCGGCGCGGATCGCGGCCCCAACGCCGATCCGCAGGTGCTGCGCGACTTCATGACCTATGCGGCGACGAGCTGCCAAAAGCTGACCGCAGCCGATCTCGAGCGCGCCCAGGAGCTGGCCCAGGTATTCGTCGACGAGCTGGCCCAGGAACTGCACACCACCGCAGAACTATCCCGCGCCGACCTACGCTATCTGCGCTCGCTGATCGTGTCCTTCTAGCCCGGGCACCTTTGCTGCACCTCCAAGGTGCCTCAATGGCGCCGCGTAGTCTCCATTACCGACTTACGTATGTTTTTGCCTGATATTCTGAAAGTTCACGGATCGGTTGACCCGTGAGGGAACTTTGGCCGACCCAGACCCGAGAAGTGGAGATCGATTGATGAGTAAACAGGACCGGGACGAGCTGCTTAAACGGATCGCACAGCTCGAGGATGAAAAGAAGCTGTTGGAGCAACTGTGCGAGGAGAGCGCACAAAGATTTTCGCAACAGCAGCGTATCATCGACACGGTCCTGCAATCGATCCCCAATCCGCTGATGATCATCGACGTCGAGCAATACACGGTGGTCGGCGCCAACCCCGCGGCCAACTGCGAGGTCAACAGCCGCCTTAAGACCTGCTTCAACATCTGCCATCACCGCGACGAGCCCTGCGGTCTGGGAGGCGAGAACTGTCCGGTCGATATGGTCAAACAAAGCGGCGAGCCGGTGGTGGTCGAACACGAGCACTACACATCGCAAGGAGAGCGGCGCGAGGCCGAGATCCACGTCTTTCCGATCAAGGACGATCAGGGGCGGGTAGTCCAGGTGATCCAATACTGCCTGGACATCACGGCCAGCAAGACCGCCCGGCTGGAGGCCGAGCAGGCCCGCGCCTTTCTGATGGAAGTGATCAACGCCGCGCCCTCGACGATCTACGTCAAGGACCAGGACGGGCGCTATCTGCTGGTTAACAGGGAGATGGCCAAGCTATTTGGTATGACCTCGGAGGTAATGACCGGCATGACCGACGCCTCCTTTGCCAACCTGTCGAACAACAGCCTGGAACAGGCCGAGAAGTTCCGCGCCGACGACCTGGAGGTGATCCAGAGCAAGCAGCCGAAGTTTGTGGCGGAGGAATCGTTCACCAGGCCCGACGGCGTAGTCCGTCACTTCCAGACCTACAAGATCCCGATCATGCTCGACCAAAATCCCGACTGCGTACTCGGGATTTCCACCGACATCACCGAACACAAGCAGGCGCAGGTAGAGGCGACCGAGGGCCAGCGGCGCTTTAAGGGCCTGTTCGACAACCTGAACAGCTCGGTATTGATTTACGAGGCCGTGGACGAGGGGCGGAACTTCGTGATCCGCGACATCAACCAGGCAGGACTCGAGGTCAGCAACAAATCGCTGGACCAAATCGTGGACAAGTTGGTCTCCGATGTCTACCCCGGACTCGAGGCCTCGGGGCTGGTCGATTTGTTCCGCAAGGTCTGGCTTAGCGGCGAACCGATGCGTCAGCCGCTGTTCAAATACGAGGACGACCGGCTCACACTCTGGGTCGCCAGCTACATCTACAAGCTCCCCTCGGGCGAAATAGTGGCGATCTTCGACGATCTGACCGAGCGCAAGCTGGCAGAGGACCAGCAGCGCAGCGACTACGTTTTCTTGCAGACCCTGATCGACACCATCTCCAGCCCGATCTTCTACAAGGACGCCAAGGGGATCTATACCGGCTGCAACGCTGCTTTCGAGCAATACATCGGCCTGACCAGGGAAAAAATCGTCGGCTCCACGGTTTACGACATCGCGCCGCGCGAGCTGGCCGAGGTCTACCAGCGGGCGGACGACAACCTGCTCAAGGCGGGCGGCTCTCAGCAATACGAGGCCCAGGTGCGCTACGCCGACGGGACGCTGCACGATGTGATCTTCAACAAGGCGGTGTTCAAACGCGCCGAGGGCGAGCCGGACGGTATCATCGGCGTGATCATCGACATCACCGAGCGTAAGTTGGCCGAGGAACGTCTGCGACAGGGGGAAAAACGCTTTCGCGAGCTGGCCGAGATGCTGCCCCAGATTGTGTTCGAGCTTGATACCGAGGGTCGGCTAACCTTCGTCAATCAACAGATGTATCAGTTCACCGATCTGACCCCGGAACAGGTCGAGCGCGGATTCAACGGGCTGGAGCTGGTCGTCCCTGATGACATCGAACTGGCGACCCGGATTTTGAGTGATCTGTTGTCCGGCGGACACATGGCGCCCCAGGAGTTCGAAATCCGGGGCCGCAACGGCCGCCCGCTCCCGGTGCTGGCTTACGCCACGGCGGTCGAGCACAACGGCCAAATCACCGGCCTACGCTGCATCCTGCTCGACATCAGGGATAGCAAGCGGCAGCAGCAACGGCTGGCCGAGTCGGAGGAGCGCTTCCGCACGCTGTTCGAGATGGCCCCCGACGCTTACTACATCAGCGAGCTCGACGGCACGCTGATCGACGGCAACCTCGCCGCTGAAAAGCTGATCGGCTACCCCCGCGAACAACTGATCGGCTCGAATTTCCTCGAGCTCGGCCTGCTCGCATCGGAGGACATTCCGTGCGCCGCAGAACTGCTATACAAAAACAACCAGGGCCTGGGCACCGGACCGGACGAGCTGACGCTCAAATCCGGCGACGGCAGACGCCTCACCGTCGAGATCCACACCCGCCCGGCCAAAATCGGCGAGCGCACGCTGGTCTTGGGATTAGCCCGCGACATAACGGCGCGCAAGCTGATCGAGCAGCAGATGCAGCAACAGCAGAAGATGGAATCGATCGGCACTCTGGCCAGCGGCGTGGCCCATGAGATCAACAACCCGCTGCACGTGATCGTCAATTACAGCGAGCTGATCGCCGAGCGCAAATGCGTGGACCCCGAACGCACCGCTGAATACGCCCGAATCGTAGTCCAGGAATGCGACCGGGCGGCGCGGATCGTCCAGGGGCTGATGCGCTTCGCCCGCCAGCAGCCTGAGGAGATCACCCCGACGCCGATCGCCGAGTTGGTCGAACAGACCGCGTGCCTGTTCCGCGGCATGCTGAAAAACGATCAAATCGACTTGGAGCTCGACGTGCCCGACGGTTTGCCGTTGGTCCCCTGCCGAACGCAACAAATTCAGCAGGCGCTGCTGGGCTTGGTCAACAACGCCCGCGATTCGCTCAACGCCAAATACGGGGATCAGACCGAGGTCAAACGTGTGAGCGTCAGCGTGCGGCCACTGGAGCGCGACGGCGCGAGCTGGGTGCGCATCGCGGTGCGCGACAACGGCGAGGGGGTCGATCCGAGTCTGAGCGAGCGGATCTTCGAACCGTTCTTCACTTCCCGCGATCGCAGCAGCAGTTCCGGTTTGGGGTTGGCCGTGGGATACAACATCATGCAAGACCACGGCGGCGAACTGTCCTTTGACAGCGAGCCGGGCGTCTACGCCGAGTTCCGCCTCGACCTTAAGGCTCAGTAATTTTCCGTTACGGAGCTGCGGCTTGCAGCTGTGCGTCGAGCAGATAGCGCCGCAGGATCGGCGCGATTCCCCATGGCATGAATCGCCGAAAGATTTGTC is part of the Candidatus Alcyoniella australis genome and harbors:
- a CDS encoding PAS domain S-box protein, whose product is MSKQDRDELLKRIAQLEDEKKLLEQLCEESAQRFSQQQRIIDTVLQSIPNPLMIIDVEQYTVVGANPAANCEVNSRLKTCFNICHHRDEPCGLGGENCPVDMVKQSGEPVVVEHEHYTSQGERREAEIHVFPIKDDQGRVVQVIQYCLDITASKTARLEAEQARAFLMEVINAAPSTIYVKDQDGRYLLVNREMAKLFGMTSEVMTGMTDASFANLSNNSLEQAEKFRADDLEVIQSKQPKFVAEESFTRPDGVVRHFQTYKIPIMLDQNPDCVLGISTDITEHKQAQVEATEGQRRFKGLFDNLNSSVLIYEAVDEGRNFVIRDINQAGLEVSNKSLDQIVDKLVSDVYPGLEASGLVDLFRKVWLSGEPMRQPLFKYEDDRLTLWVASYIYKLPSGEIVAIFDDLTERKLAEDQQRSDYVFLQTLIDTISSPIFYKDAKGIYTGCNAAFEQYIGLTREKIVGSTVYDIAPRELAEVYQRADDNLLKAGGSQQYEAQVRYADGTLHDVIFNKAVFKRAEGEPDGIIGVIIDITERKLAEERLRQGEKRFRELAEMLPQIVFELDTEGRLTFVNQQMYQFTDLTPEQVERGFNGLELVVPDDIELATRILSDLLSGGHMAPQEFEIRGRNGRPLPVLAYATAVEHNGQITGLRCILLDIRDSKRQQQRLAESEERFRTLFEMAPDAYYISELDGTLIDGNLAAEKLIGYPREQLIGSNFLELGLLASEDIPCAAELLYKNNQGLGTGPDELTLKSGDGRRLTVEIHTRPAKIGERTLVLGLARDITARKLIEQQMQQQQKMESIGTLASGVAHEINNPLHVIVNYSELIAERKCVDPERTAEYARIVVQECDRAARIVQGLMRFARQQPEEITPTPIAELVEQTACLFRGMLKNDQIDLELDVPDGLPLVPCRTQQIQQALLGLVNNARDSLNAKYGDQTEVKRVSVSVRPLERDGASWVRIAVRDNGEGVDPSLSERIFEPFFTSRDRSSSSGLGLAVGYNIMQDHGGELSFDSEPGVYAEFRLDLKAQ
- a CDS encoding DUF6178 family protein, which codes for MKDKQDTTDLARRIEFAPAKQRMEMIISSDDAEALVAAMEPMDVYLTIKEVGELDSAELFELAHPEQVRCMLDLECWHKDCQHPQLTRKWIGMLMQLEDDRFLENVKSLDLAFVMLYLKRQIQVFKLDDVSSDVLDSERPIFTSPDGRYLIENIDDNEQHSALVNRFILRINRIDIELFNRLIEGVYYGLESNLEEEAFEDKVRRLGDRGIPEYYDAIEIYSPLDPQRFQPQARLRGMYSAMEGSPPAYPMRVGDSESLLANALVNEADNVELREELNWDLAMLSNKVLVADIVELGSTENVRDVLERIQHTLNIGLEYLSGGVLQRARELLREIYAVDLFRLGHSLLISYARRARISLRAIRLSEQHSTLALLDSPLRETMEGVLADRPQWYEGQDGGGRHRYRDFHDLRDIQRMELFIARIEGLWALMRCLLGEDFTPLDEHDLAGTNHADSGGLTIGTLLCTALSNLMLRQSFDFSALSRSDLTELRDKLGADRGPNADPQVLRDFMTYAATSCQKLTAADLERAQELAQVFVDELAQELHTTAELSRADLRYLRSLIVSF